A genomic stretch from Spongiibacter nanhainus includes:
- a CDS encoding transporter substrate-binding domain-containing protein, with protein MLKMVGAKVMLAWLLALCALSAHGQSPAPNELRVGIKSAPPFAMADPQNQWQGVSVDLWQQIASDQGWQTRWQRFDSADSLIDALAAGEIDIAVGALSMTAEREAVMDFSHPFFTTGLGIATPVGKKGIMASLSQLASWEFLRAVGLLFALLLAVGAVLWLLERRRNADQFGGSASQGIGNGLWWSAVTMTTVGYGDKAPVTLPGRIVATVWMFVSVITISSFTAAIASSVTVNQIATSVNGVEDLAKIRSIAVAGSTGAQALQERGFALSAVDSPELGIAAVQNGAPAMVYDKAIMMYLLRDDTAGIDILDFPGDPQKYALGMRPDFPHREAVNHALLEVTRGAYWQGQLRRYFGEHRGY; from the coding sequence ATGCTCAAGATGGTCGGAGCAAAAGTGATGTTGGCTTGGCTGCTTGCGCTGTGCGCACTGAGTGCACACGGCCAAAGCCCAGCACCAAACGAACTGCGGGTGGGTATAAAATCCGCTCCTCCCTTCGCCATGGCCGATCCACAAAATCAATGGCAAGGCGTCAGCGTGGACTTGTGGCAGCAAATTGCCAGTGACCAGGGCTGGCAAACCCGCTGGCAACGCTTCGACAGTGCAGACAGCCTGATCGACGCCTTGGCTGCCGGCGAGATCGACATTGCGGTGGGTGCCTTGTCGATGACAGCCGAGCGGGAGGCCGTCATGGATTTCTCCCATCCCTTCTTTACCACCGGCCTGGGCATCGCCACACCGGTCGGCAAAAAAGGCATTATGGCCAGCCTGTCGCAACTGGCGTCCTGGGAATTCCTCCGCGCCGTGGGACTACTCTTTGCACTGCTGCTAGCAGTGGGGGCCGTGCTGTGGTTGCTGGAACGCCGTCGTAACGCTGATCAGTTTGGCGGCTCGGCCAGCCAGGGCATAGGTAACGGACTGTGGTGGTCAGCGGTCACCATGACCACCGTGGGCTACGGTGACAAAGCACCAGTCACCCTGCCCGGGCGCATTGTGGCCACGGTGTGGATGTTCGTCAGCGTGATTACCATTTCCAGCTTTACCGCTGCTATCGCGTCGTCGGTAACGGTTAATCAAATTGCCACCTCAGTGAACGGAGTAGAAGACCTGGCCAAGATACGCAGTATTGCCGTCGCCGGCTCCACCGGTGCGCAAGCGCTTCAAGAACGGGGCTTTGCGCTGTCCGCTGTAGACAGCCCAGAGTTGGGTATTGCCGCAGTACAAAACGGCGCGCCGGCGATGGTCTACGACAAAGCCATTATGATGTATTTGCTCCGCGACGACACTGCCGGCATCGACATCCTGGACTTTCCTGGCGACCCGCAAAAATACGCACTGGGCATGCGCCCCGACTTCCCCCACCGCGAAGCGGTGAACCATGCGCTGCTGGAGGTAACCCGCGGCGCCTATTGGCAAGGTCAATTGCGACGTTACTTTGGCGAACACCGCGGCTATTAG
- a CDS encoding mechanosensitive ion channel domain-containing protein, translating to MRSPIPFIHCVVVLLALLCSTMASAQPAEAQGTDYRALAAALEDEHTRRVVIEELRRLDALSPSEELAPLPPAEELAQEAPSGQSAEQVSFARRMAAFTSGLAGSMGGQLASAGQALSRLFASSDSSSSVKVDFSGLWSAVFNLAIIALATFAAFFVLRRLSGRAYSALNDWATAGSERLTMVRTIVAVSVAALVDAFVVAVAYLLGQAVSVQLAEYVGANGTRLSLFLNAFLIIELIKVGLRTVFANRYPALRLAPLDADQAAYCNQFFARLVGAVGYGILVLVPIINFNVSPALGSALSTAITVVAAVYTAIVVIKNRVTVRQRLEARSTAIGGSSGSLVYVLAKVWHLLVIAYALLVVAVTLVQPATALPFVVFATLKTLAYAGGGLLLLVILRQLIGKEIHLSEGLNASMPLLQARLNTYIPTALKLVRLLLIIGVVVMSLDAWAVFDLAAWYASAQGSSTVSALVDILIILAVAAAVWIALASAIEHRLTPSADVEPAAAARATTLMGLFHSTLAIVIVVMTTMIALSEIGVDIGPLIAGAGVLGLAIGFGAQKLVQDVITGVFIQLENAMNVGDFVDVGGNSGTVDRVGIRSVALRDLYGTYHIVPFSSVGAVSNFTRDFGNHIGEYGIAYREDIDFAIEQLKAAFEELEKAEIGENILAPINVMGVVALADSSVNIRVQIKTKPGMQWAVGRAYNRLVKLYFDKAGIEIPFPHTTLYFGEDHQGNAPAANVRISDRANVVSTQE from the coding sequence ATGCGATCACCTATTCCATTCATTCACTGTGTTGTCGTGCTACTGGCGCTGTTGTGCAGCACCATGGCTTCTGCGCAGCCGGCGGAAGCCCAAGGCACGGATTACCGAGCCCTAGCTGCGGCCTTGGAAGATGAGCATACTCGGCGAGTGGTGATTGAAGAGCTCCGCCGCCTCGACGCCTTATCGCCAAGCGAAGAGCTTGCCCCGTTACCACCGGCGGAAGAGCTTGCCCAGGAGGCTCCCAGCGGGCAGTCCGCCGAGCAGGTATCCTTCGCCAGACGCATGGCTGCATTTACCAGTGGACTGGCTGGCTCTATGGGAGGACAGCTGGCCTCAGCGGGTCAGGCCTTGTCGAGGCTGTTTGCCAGCAGCGATTCCTCTTCTTCGGTGAAGGTCGATTTCTCTGGCCTGTGGTCGGCAGTGTTTAATCTGGCGATTATCGCTCTGGCAACCTTTGCTGCTTTCTTCGTGCTGCGGCGCTTGTCTGGCCGCGCCTATTCGGCTCTAAATGATTGGGCAACTGCTGGCTCGGAACGCCTGACGATGGTCAGGACCATTGTGGCCGTGTCCGTGGCCGCCTTGGTCGATGCATTCGTGGTGGCCGTAGCCTATTTGCTTGGCCAGGCGGTGAGTGTGCAGTTGGCAGAATACGTCGGCGCCAACGGTACCCGCCTGTCGCTGTTTCTCAACGCCTTCCTCATCATCGAGCTGATAAAGGTCGGTTTGCGAACAGTCTTTGCCAATCGCTACCCAGCACTGCGCCTGGCGCCGTTGGATGCGGATCAGGCCGCATACTGCAACCAGTTTTTTGCACGCCTGGTTGGCGCCGTGGGCTACGGTATTTTGGTGCTTGTGCCCATTATCAACTTTAATGTGTCGCCCGCACTGGGCTCCGCCCTCAGCACCGCGATTACCGTCGTGGCGGCAGTGTATACCGCGATTGTGGTGATCAAAAACCGGGTCACGGTCCGCCAGCGGCTCGAGGCTCGCTCTACTGCAATTGGGGGCAGTTCAGGTTCCCTGGTTTATGTATTGGCCAAGGTATGGCACTTGTTGGTGATTGCCTATGCCTTGCTGGTGGTGGCCGTCACCCTGGTGCAGCCTGCGACAGCGTTGCCCTTTGTGGTGTTTGCCACCCTCAAGACGCTGGCCTACGCGGGCGGTGGGCTGCTGTTGTTGGTGATCCTGCGGCAGCTGATTGGCAAGGAAATACATCTCTCCGAAGGCTTAAATGCCAGCATGCCCTTGTTGCAGGCGCGGCTGAACACCTACATCCCCACGGCGCTAAAGCTGGTCCGCCTGCTGTTGATTATCGGAGTCGTGGTGATGTCTCTTGACGCCTGGGCGGTGTTTGACCTGGCTGCATGGTACGCCAGCGCTCAAGGTAGCAGCACAGTGTCGGCTCTGGTGGATATTCTGATTATTCTTGCCGTGGCTGCAGCGGTCTGGATCGCCCTGGCCAGCGCCATTGAGCACCGGCTGACGCCGAGCGCCGATGTTGAGCCCGCCGCCGCGGCTCGGGCGACGACGTTGATGGGCTTGTTTCACTCCACATTGGCTATCGTCATTGTGGTGATGACCACCATGATTGCCCTGTCCGAGATTGGCGTCGATATCGGCCCACTGATCGCCGGTGCCGGGGTGTTGGGCTTGGCCATTGGTTTTGGCGCCCAGAAGTTAGTGCAGGACGTGATTACCGGCGTGTTTATCCAGCTGGAAAACGCGATGAACGTGGGTGATTTTGTCGATGTGGGCGGCAACTCTGGCACTGTTGATCGGGTCGGTATTCGCTCGGTGGCCTTGCGTGATCTCTACGGCACCTACCACATCGTTCCGTTCTCCTCGGTGGGTGCGGTATCTAACTTCACTCGCGACTTTGGTAACCACATTGGCGAGTACGGTATTGCCTACCGCGAGGATATCGACTTTGCCATTGAGCAACTTAAAGCCGCGTTCGAGGAGTTGGAAAAAGCCGAGATCGGTGAAAATATCCTCGCGCCCATCAATGTTATGGGTGTGGTTGCGCTGGCTGATAGCTCTGTGAATATTCGTGTGCAGATTAAAACCAAGCCCGGTATGCAGTGGGCTGTGGGGCGCGCGTATAACCGCTTGGTTAAGCTGTATTTTGACAAGGCGGGTATCGAAATTCCCTTCCCTCACACCACTTTGTACTTTGGCGAGGACCATCAAGGTAATGCGCCAGCGGCGAATGTCCGCATCAGCGATCGGGCGAATGTGGTGTCCACTCAGGAGTAA
- a CDS encoding efflux RND transporter periplasmic adaptor subunit yields the protein MPRAALLFASCIVALSATAAPANQAREVVTAMPQRLSGQQQLSLTGSVVSLQQAQVSARSDGLVAEILADTGATVTRGQALLRLDAELAKLDRDRAAAARNEALAARNEARRLVQEAERLRKNNHVSENEVKSRRAALALAEASFAATEASLASSREALARHTLPAPFDGVVSDRFTELGEWLNRGDPVFEVVSLNELRVDVQIPQERFGDIDVNTPVSICSDALAQPCIEGRVATQVPVSDPVSRTFLIRVAPVDRDQNLLPGTSAQVHFAIGSTQRSEYLTPRQAVLRHPDGSRSLFVVKDGRAQRRLITVSREVEKGLIITEGLSPEAVIIVQGADLLSDGDPVSAASAEER from the coding sequence ATGCCCCGCGCTGCCCTTTTGTTTGCCTCATGTATTGTCGCCCTGTCAGCCACCGCCGCCCCAGCCAACCAGGCCCGGGAAGTGGTCACTGCCATGCCCCAACGCCTCAGTGGCCAACAACAGCTTAGCTTGACCGGCTCGGTGGTATCACTGCAGCAGGCGCAAGTATCCGCTCGCAGCGATGGCCTGGTGGCAGAGATTCTCGCCGATACGGGTGCCACCGTGACTAGAGGGCAGGCACTGCTGCGTCTGGATGCCGAGCTAGCCAAACTGGACCGCGATCGCGCCGCAGCCGCTCGCAATGAAGCCCTGGCAGCACGGAACGAGGCCCGCCGATTGGTTCAGGAGGCCGAGCGGCTGCGCAAAAACAATCATGTTTCCGAAAACGAGGTAAAGTCCCGCCGCGCCGCTTTGGCCTTGGCCGAGGCGAGTTTTGCCGCCACCGAAGCCAGCTTGGCCAGCAGCAGAGAAGCCCTGGCACGCCACACCTTACCAGCGCCCTTTGATGGGGTGGTCAGCGATCGTTTCACCGAGCTGGGCGAATGGCTTAATCGTGGCGATCCCGTGTTTGAGGTGGTGTCGTTGAATGAGCTTCGAGTCGACGTGCAGATTCCCCAAGAGCGCTTTGGCGATATTGACGTGAACACGCCGGTTTCCATTTGCAGCGACGCCCTTGCTCAGCCTTGTATAGAAGGCCGTGTCGCCACCCAGGTTCCGGTTAGCGACCCTGTCAGCCGCACCTTTCTGATTCGCGTTGCACCTGTCGACCGCGATCAAAACCTACTGCCTGGCACGTCTGCCCAGGTTCATTTTGCGATCGGCAGCACGCAACGCTCGGAGTATCTCACTCCACGCCAGGCGGTATTGCGCCACCCCGATGGTAGCCGCTCACTGTTTGTGGTGAAGGATGGCCGCGCCCAGCGGCGCCTGATTACCGTCAGTCGCGAAGTTGAAAAGGGGCTGATTATTACCGAAGGGTTGTCCCCTGAGGCAGTGATTATCGTTCAAGGCGCGGACCTGTTAAGCGACGGTGACCCAGTAAGCGCTGCATCCGCAGAGGAGCGCTAA